Proteins encoded by one window of Sorex araneus isolate mSorAra2 chromosome 3, mSorAra2.pri, whole genome shotgun sequence:
- the ADAM11 gene encoding disintegrin and metalloproteinase domain-containing protein 11 isoform X2 encodes MRRLRRCATAALLLLLPLLPALGFCAQATVGALRFRVSPQLRSPDAPEVTEPSRLVGKSSGGEVRRQQLDTRVRQEPPGGPPVHLARVSFVIPAFSSNFTLDLELNHHLLSSQYVERHFSREGPSQHSTGAGDHCYYQGRLRGNPHSFAALSTCQGLHGVFSDGNFTYIVEPRELAEPWEAPQGPLPHLIYRIPLLPAPFGCQEPGCLFAAPARPPADLPRLRRKRQVRRGHHTVHSETKYVELIIINDHQLFEQMRQSVALTSNFAKSVVNLADMMYKEQLNTRIVLVAMETWADGDKIQVQDDLLETLARLMVYRREGLPEPSDATHLFSGRTFQSTSSGAAYVGGICSLSRGGGVNEYDNIGAMAVTLAQTLGQNLGMMWNNHRSSAGDCKCPDSWLGCIMEDTGFYLPRKFSRCSIDEYNQFLQEGGGSCLFNKPLKLLDPPECGNGFVEAGEECDCGSVQECNRAGGNCCKKCTLTHDAMCSDGLCCRRCKYEPRGVSCREAVNECDIAETCTGDSSQCPPNLHKLDGYYCDHEQGRCYGGRCKTRERQCQALWGHGAADRFCYEKLNVEGTERGNCGRKGSGWVQCNKQDVLCGFLLCVNISGAPRLGDLGGDISSVTFYHQGKELDCRGGHVQLADGSDLSYVEDGTACGPNMLCLAHRCLPASAFNFSTCPGSGERRVCSHHGVCSNEGKCICQPDWTGKDCSIHNPLPTPPPTGETERYKGPSGTNIIIGSIAGAVLVAAIVLGGTGWGFKNIRRGRSGGA; translated from the exons ATGAGGCGGCTGCGGCGCTGCGCGACCgcggcgctgctgctgctgctgccgctgctcccCGCGCTCG GTTTCTGCGCCCAGGCTACTGTCGGAGCGCTGCGCTTTAGGGTGTCCCCCCAACTGCGGAGCCCGGACGCCCCCGAGGTCACCGAGCCTAGCCGGCTGGTGGGGAAAAGCTCCGGGGGAGAGGTCCGACGGCAGCAGCTGGACACCAGGGTCCGCCAGGAGCCTCCGGGGGGCCCG cctgtccaCCTAGCCCGGGTGAGCTTCGTCATCCCGGCCTTCAGCTCCAACTTCACGCTGGACCTGGAGCTCAACCA CCACCTCCTCTCCTCCCAGTACGTGGAGCGTCACTTCAGCCGGGAGGGTCCCTCCCAGCACAGCACC ggggctggggaccaCTGCTACTACCAGGGGAGGCTCCGGGGGAACCCCCACTCCTTTGCCGCGCTCTCCACCTGCCAGGGGCTACA TGGGGTCTTCTCCGACGGGAATTTCACCTACATTGTGGAGCCCCGCGAGCTGGCCGAGCCTTGGGAAGCCCCCCAG GGACCCCTCCCACACCTCATCTACCGGATCCCTCTCCTTCCAGCTCCCTTTGGTTGCCAGGAACCAG gctgcctgTTTGCTGCCCCTGCCCGGCCTCCCGCAGACCTGCCCAGGCTGAGAAGGAAAAGGCAG GTCCGCCGGGGCCACCACACGGTGCATAGCGAGACCAAGTACGTGGAACTGATCATCATCAACGACCACCAGCTG TTTGAGCAGATGCGACAGTCCGTGGCTCTCACCAGCAACTTCGCCAAGTCCGTGGTGAACCTGGCGGACATG ATGTACAAGGAGCAGCTCAACACCCGCATCGTGCTGGTCGCCATGGAGACATGGGCAGACGGGGACAAGATCCAGGTGCAGGATGACCTGCTGGAGACCCTGGCCCGGCTCATGGTCTACCGGAGGGAGGGTCTGCCGGAGCCCAGTGACGCCACCCACCTCTTCTC gggcAGAACGTTCCAGAGCACCAGCAGCGGGGCCGCCTACGTGGGGGGCATCTGCTCGCTGTCCAGGGGTGGCGGGGTGAACGAG TACGACAACATAGGGGCCATGGCAGTGACGCTGGCCCAGACGCTGGGGCAGAACCTGGGCATGATGTGGAACAATCACCGGAGCTCAGCAG GTGACTGCAAGTGTCCAGACAGCTGGCTGGGCTGCATCATGGAGGACACTGG GTTCTATCTGCCCCGCAAGTTCTCGCGCTGCAGCATCGACGAATACAACCAGTTTCTGCAGGAGGGCGGCGGGAGCTGCCTCTTCAACAAGCCCCTCAAG CTCCTGGACCCTCCGGAGTGCGGGAACGGCTTCGTGGAGGCGGGCGAGGAGTGCGACTGCGGCTCGGTGCAG GAATGCAACCGCGCCGGCGGGAACTGCTGCAAGAAATGCACCCTGACGCACGACGCCATGTGCAGCGACGGGCTCTGCTGTCGCCGCTGCAAG TACGAGCCGCGGGGTGTGTCCTGTCGAGAGGCGGTGAACGAGTGCGACATCGCAGAGACTTGCACCGGGGACTCGAGCCAG TGTCCCCCGAACCTGCACAAACTGGACGGGTACTACTGTGACCATGAACAG GGCCGCTGCTACGGGGGCCGCTGTAAAACCCGGGAACGGCAGTGCCAAGCACTCTGGGGCCATG GGGCCGCCGACCGCTTCTGCTATGAGAAGCTGAACGTGGAGGGGACAGAGCGGGGGAACTGTGGGCGCAAGGGGTCAGGCTGGGTCCAGTGCAACAAACA GGACGTGCTCTGCGGCTTCCTCCTCTGCGTCAACATCTCTGGAGCCCCTCGGCTGGGAGACCTGGGGGGAGACATCAGCAGTGTCACCTTCTACCATCAGGGCAAGGAGCTGGACTGCAG GGGCGGCCACGTGCAGCTGGCCGACGGCTCTGACCTGAGCTACGTGGAGGACGGCACAGCCTGCGGCCCCAACATGCTGTGCCTGGCCCACCGCTGCCTGCCCGCCTCCGCCTTCAACTTCAGCACCTGCCCTGGCAGCGGCGAGAGGCGTGTCTGCTCCCACCACGGG GTCTGCAGCAACGAAGGGAAGTGTATCTGCCAGCCCGACTGGACGGGCAAAGACTGCAGCATCCACAACCCCCTGCCCACGCCACCACCCACGGGGGAGACGGAGCGCTACAAGG gtCCCAGCGGCACCAACATCATCATCGGCTCCATCGCCGGCGCCGTCCTGGTCGCAGCCATCGTGCTGGGCGGCACGGGCTGGGGATTTAA AAACATCCGCCGAGGAAG GTCTGGAGGGGCCTAA
- the ADAM11 gene encoding disintegrin and metalloproteinase domain-containing protein 11 isoform X1, whose protein sequence is MRRLRRCATAALLLLLPLLPALGFCAQATVGALRFRVSPQLRSPDAPEVTEPSRLVGKSSGGEVRRQQLDTRVRQEPPGGPPVHLARVSFVIPAFSSNFTLDLELNHHLLSSQYVERHFSREGPSQHSTGAGDHCYYQGRLRGNPHSFAALSTCQGLHGVFSDGNFTYIVEPRELAEPWEAPQGPLPHLIYRIPLLPAPFGCQEPGCLFAAPARPPADLPRLRRKRQVRRGHHTVHSETKYVELIIINDHQLFEQMRQSVALTSNFAKSVVNLADMMYKEQLNTRIVLVAMETWADGDKIQVQDDLLETLARLMVYRREGLPEPSDATHLFSGRTFQSTSSGAAYVGGICSLSRGGGVNEYDNIGAMAVTLAQTLGQNLGMMWNNHRSSAGDCKCPDSWLGCIMEDTGFYLPRKFSRCSIDEYNQFLQEGGGSCLFNKPLKLLDPPECGNGFVEAGEECDCGSVQECNRAGGNCCKKCTLTHDAMCSDGLCCRRCKYEPRGVSCREAVNECDIAETCTGDSSQCPPNLHKLDGYYCDHEQGRCYGGRCKTRERQCQALWGHGAADRFCYEKLNVEGTERGNCGRKGSGWVQCNKQDVLCGFLLCVNISGAPRLGDLGGDISSVTFYHQGKELDCRGGHVQLADGSDLSYVEDGTACGPNMLCLAHRCLPASAFNFSTCPGSGERRVCSHHGVCSNEGKCICQPDWTGKDCSIHNPLPTPPPTGETERYKGPSGTNIIIGSIAGAVLVAAIVLGGTGWGFKNIRRGRYDPTQQGAV, encoded by the exons ATGAGGCGGCTGCGGCGCTGCGCGACCgcggcgctgctgctgctgctgccgctgctcccCGCGCTCG GTTTCTGCGCCCAGGCTACTGTCGGAGCGCTGCGCTTTAGGGTGTCCCCCCAACTGCGGAGCCCGGACGCCCCCGAGGTCACCGAGCCTAGCCGGCTGGTGGGGAAAAGCTCCGGGGGAGAGGTCCGACGGCAGCAGCTGGACACCAGGGTCCGCCAGGAGCCTCCGGGGGGCCCG cctgtccaCCTAGCCCGGGTGAGCTTCGTCATCCCGGCCTTCAGCTCCAACTTCACGCTGGACCTGGAGCTCAACCA CCACCTCCTCTCCTCCCAGTACGTGGAGCGTCACTTCAGCCGGGAGGGTCCCTCCCAGCACAGCACC ggggctggggaccaCTGCTACTACCAGGGGAGGCTCCGGGGGAACCCCCACTCCTTTGCCGCGCTCTCCACCTGCCAGGGGCTACA TGGGGTCTTCTCCGACGGGAATTTCACCTACATTGTGGAGCCCCGCGAGCTGGCCGAGCCTTGGGAAGCCCCCCAG GGACCCCTCCCACACCTCATCTACCGGATCCCTCTCCTTCCAGCTCCCTTTGGTTGCCAGGAACCAG gctgcctgTTTGCTGCCCCTGCCCGGCCTCCCGCAGACCTGCCCAGGCTGAGAAGGAAAAGGCAG GTCCGCCGGGGCCACCACACGGTGCATAGCGAGACCAAGTACGTGGAACTGATCATCATCAACGACCACCAGCTG TTTGAGCAGATGCGACAGTCCGTGGCTCTCACCAGCAACTTCGCCAAGTCCGTGGTGAACCTGGCGGACATG ATGTACAAGGAGCAGCTCAACACCCGCATCGTGCTGGTCGCCATGGAGACATGGGCAGACGGGGACAAGATCCAGGTGCAGGATGACCTGCTGGAGACCCTGGCCCGGCTCATGGTCTACCGGAGGGAGGGTCTGCCGGAGCCCAGTGACGCCACCCACCTCTTCTC gggcAGAACGTTCCAGAGCACCAGCAGCGGGGCCGCCTACGTGGGGGGCATCTGCTCGCTGTCCAGGGGTGGCGGGGTGAACGAG TACGACAACATAGGGGCCATGGCAGTGACGCTGGCCCAGACGCTGGGGCAGAACCTGGGCATGATGTGGAACAATCACCGGAGCTCAGCAG GTGACTGCAAGTGTCCAGACAGCTGGCTGGGCTGCATCATGGAGGACACTGG GTTCTATCTGCCCCGCAAGTTCTCGCGCTGCAGCATCGACGAATACAACCAGTTTCTGCAGGAGGGCGGCGGGAGCTGCCTCTTCAACAAGCCCCTCAAG CTCCTGGACCCTCCGGAGTGCGGGAACGGCTTCGTGGAGGCGGGCGAGGAGTGCGACTGCGGCTCGGTGCAG GAATGCAACCGCGCCGGCGGGAACTGCTGCAAGAAATGCACCCTGACGCACGACGCCATGTGCAGCGACGGGCTCTGCTGTCGCCGCTGCAAG TACGAGCCGCGGGGTGTGTCCTGTCGAGAGGCGGTGAACGAGTGCGACATCGCAGAGACTTGCACCGGGGACTCGAGCCAG TGTCCCCCGAACCTGCACAAACTGGACGGGTACTACTGTGACCATGAACAG GGCCGCTGCTACGGGGGCCGCTGTAAAACCCGGGAACGGCAGTGCCAAGCACTCTGGGGCCATG GGGCCGCCGACCGCTTCTGCTATGAGAAGCTGAACGTGGAGGGGACAGAGCGGGGGAACTGTGGGCGCAAGGGGTCAGGCTGGGTCCAGTGCAACAAACA GGACGTGCTCTGCGGCTTCCTCCTCTGCGTCAACATCTCTGGAGCCCCTCGGCTGGGAGACCTGGGGGGAGACATCAGCAGTGTCACCTTCTACCATCAGGGCAAGGAGCTGGACTGCAG GGGCGGCCACGTGCAGCTGGCCGACGGCTCTGACCTGAGCTACGTGGAGGACGGCACAGCCTGCGGCCCCAACATGCTGTGCCTGGCCCACCGCTGCCTGCCCGCCTCCGCCTTCAACTTCAGCACCTGCCCTGGCAGCGGCGAGAGGCGTGTCTGCTCCCACCACGGG GTCTGCAGCAACGAAGGGAAGTGTATCTGCCAGCCCGACTGGACGGGCAAAGACTGCAGCATCCACAACCCCCTGCCCACGCCACCACCCACGGGGGAGACGGAGCGCTACAAGG gtCCCAGCGGCACCAACATCATCATCGGCTCCATCGCCGGCGCCGTCCTGGTCGCAGCCATCGTGCTGGGCGGCACGGGCTGGGGATTTAA AAACATCCGCCGAGGAAGGTACGACCCGAcccagcagggggcagtgtgA